From the Lolium rigidum isolate FL_2022 chromosome 2, APGP_CSIRO_Lrig_0.1, whole genome shotgun sequence genome, one window contains:
- the LOC124689816 gene encoding GDSL esterase/lipase At4g26790-like produces the protein MTSGHSQLPDAALWLLLGTLALSIGSSAAASASAPRVPAVIVFGDSTVDTGNNNQIGTTLRSNFPPYGRDMPGGARATGRFGNGRLPPDFISEALGLPPLVPAYLDPAYGIADFARGVCFASAGTGVDNATAGVLSVIPLWKEVEYYKEYQVRLRAYAGAARARAIVRGALHVVSIGTNDFLENYYMLGTGRFLQYTVAEFSDFIIDGARWFLSEIHRLGARRITFAGLSPIGCLPLERTTSLLRGRGGCIEDYNRVAREYNMKLEAMVRGLRAKLPTLKVAYIPVYDAMLDFITNPGKFGLENVEEGCCATGMFEMGFMCNDQAPLTCDDADKFLFWDAFHPTQKINRIMANNTLNDCYQQGVL, from the exons ATGACGTCCGGCCATTCCCAGCTGCCCGACGCCGCGCTGTGGCTGCTTCTGGGAACGCTGGCGCTCAGCATCGGCAGCAGCGCGGCAgcgtcggcgtcggcgccgcGTGTGCCGGCGGTGATCGTGTTCGGTGACTCGACGGTGGACACGGGCAACAACAACCAGATCGGCACGACGCTGCGGTCCAATTTCCCGCCCTACGGCCGCGACATGCCGGGCGGCGCCCGCGCCACGGGGCGGTTCGGCAATGGGCGCCTCCCGCCGGACTTCATCTCCGAGGCGCTGGGCCTGCCGCCGCTCGTCCCGGCCTACCTCGACCCGGCCTACGGCATCGCGGACTTCGCGCGCGGCGTCTGCTTCGCCTCCGCCGGCACCGGCGTCGACAACGCCACCGCCGGCGTCCTG TCAGTGATCCCGCTGTGGAAGGAGGTGGAGTACTACAAGGAGTACCAGGTCCGGCTGCGCGCCTAcgccggcgccgcgcgcgcccgcGCCATCGTCCGCGGCGCGCTCCACGTCGTCAGCATCGGCACCAACGACTTCCTCGAGAACTACTACATGCTCGGCACCGGCCGCTTCCTGCAGTACACGGTGGCCGAGTTCTCCGACTTCATCATCGACGGCGCACGGTGGTTCCTCTCCGAGATCCACCGCCTCGGCGCGCGCCGCATCACCTTCGCGGGCCTCTCCCCCATCGGCTGCCTCCCGCTGGAGCGCACCACCAGCTTGCTCCGCGGCCGCGGCGGCTGCATCGAGGACTACAACCGGGTGGCCAGGGAGTACAACATGAAGCTGGAGGCCATGGTGCGCGGCCTCCGCGCCAAGCTCCCTACCCTCAAGGTCGCCTACATCCCCGTCTACGACGCCATGCTCGACTTCATCACCAACCCGGGCAAGTTCGGGCTGGAGAACGTGGAGGAAGGGTGCTGCGCGACGGGGATGTTCGAGATGGGGTTCATGTGCAACGACCAGGCGCCGCTGACGTGCGACGACGCCGATAAGTTCCTCTTCTGGGACGCCTTCCACCCCACGCAGAAGATCAACCGGATCATGGCCAACAACACCCTCAACGATTGCTACCAGCAAGGCGtcctatga